Genomic DNA from Edaphobacter lichenicola:
CCTTGCTACGCAAGGTTTCGGTCGGCAGTTCCCTGGAGGGTACGATAAAAGAAGTGAATTCACCAGAGCTATTGCCGATCATCGCCTCTCCGCTGCGCGAAATGAGCGCCGCCGCCCTGGAGTGGCCGCGACTCCGTGAGTACATCGCCGGCCGCACCTTCTCCCCTCTCGGCCGCGCCTGGATCCTTGCGCTCGAACCCTGCGCCGACCTAGCCTGGATTGACCAGCAGCAACAACGCACCGCCGAGCTGCGCGCTATGCTCATGCGAGGCGGAAGCTTCGAGTTCCGCGGACTCTTCGATCCCACCACTCTTCTCGACAAAGCCCGCATCGAAGGCGCTGCTCTTGAGTCCACCGAGATTCGTGATGTCCTCGCCGTCGTGGAACGCGTCGCTGCTTGGCGCAACCTCATCGACCCTCCCCAAAATGGGACCCGCTACGAGTGGCCGGGGATCGCCGCATTCTCCGCGCCTTTGCTCGACTACGACCTCGCGCCACTTCTTCGCCTCCTGCGCGGCAAGATCGAGCCTGACGGCAGCCTCAACGACGACGCTTCCTCAGAACTCAATCGCCTCCGCCGCGCCATGGAGCGCCAGCACCGCGCCATTGAAGCAACCCTCCGCAGATCTCTCCAAAGCCTCAGCGAAGGTGGCAGCACGCAGGAAGATCTCATCACCATTCGCGGCGATCGCTTCGTCATCCCCGTAAAGTCCGAGTTCAAGCGCAAGGTCCCCGGCGTCATTCACGGCTCGTCCTCGTCCGGCCAGACCGTCTTCGTCGAACCATTAGACACCATTGAGCAGAACAACGAGCTCGTGCGGCTTCTCGACGAAGAACAGTCAGAGATACACCGCATCCTCGTCGCGATGACGCACGCTCTCGGTCAAAACTCTGCCGCCATCCACCTCGGCGCATGCATCCTCGCGGAGGTTGAATCGCACCACGCCCGCGCCCGCGTCGCCGAGACCCTCAACTGCTCCCGCCCAACCTTCACGCAAGAGCTATCGCTCACCGCCGCTCGCCATCCTCTGCTGGAGCTTCGCATGCGTGCGGACGCCTTAGCCGAAGGCGTAGAACCCAGGACGCCAGTTCCACTCACCATCATCCTCCCTCCCGAAGCAAAACAGCTCATCATCAGCGGCCCCAACACCGGAGGAAAGACTGTCTCTCTCAAGACCCTCGGTCTGCTCTCGCTGATGGCCCAGGCTGGAATACCGGTCCCTGCCGAAGAGGCGAAGCTCCCCCTCTTCCAAAGCATCTACGCCGACATCGGCGACGCCCAATCCATCGAGCGCAATCTCTCCAGCTTCTCCGCACACGTCGTCAATCTCGATCGCATCTCCCGCGAAGCCACAACCGATTCGCTCGTCCTGCTCGACGAACTAGGCTCCGCCACAGATCCCGAAGAAGGTGCGGCTCTCGCGGTCGCCATCGCAGCCCACTTCCTCACTCTGAATGCGTGGTGTTGCATCACGACTCACCTCACCTCACTGAAGGTCTACGCCGCCAATCACCACGGCGTTTTCAACGCCGCCGTCGGCTTCGATCAGCAGACCCTTACCCCCACCTACGAACTGCGTCTCGGCGTACCCGGAGCGTCTGCCGGTCTCAACATCGCAGCGCGACTCGGGCTCGCACCTGACATCATAGCGGCTGCACGCGCCCAGATGACCACGCAGACAGCAGACATCGGAGCCTTCCTCGACCAGCTCCACGACCAGCTCACCGCAGCGGCCGCAGAACGCGAAACGATGCAGCAGCGTGAACGCGAGCTATCCCGCGAAAAAGCCCGCGTCGAAGTCGAAGGCCGCGTCGAACAAAAAGCCCGCACCAAAGAGCTCGAAACCACGCTCAACTCTCTCCTCGAAGACTTCGCCTATCAGCTGCGCGAGACCGTAAAAGCCATTGACGACAAGACCCTCGCTCAAAAGATAGCTCGCGACTCCGATCGCCGCATGGCAACCCTTCGTCGAGAGTTTTCTGAGCAGTTCAACTCCACCGTCGTCGCGCACACAACACGAGCCGACAAGAACGACCCCGCCGCTCAACCCCACATTCCCAAAAGCATCAAGGTCGGCGACCTCGTCAAACTCAAATCCCTGGGACGTCAGGCGCGGGTGGACCGCATCATCGACGCAAAAAACTTCGAAGTCTCTATGGGGCCGATGAAGATGCGCGCCGCCATCGACGACATTGCAGAGGTTGAGTCCGTTAAGGTCGTCACGCCGCTCGAAGCCGCACGCAAACGCGGAGGCATCACCGTCGCCACAGCCAACAGCGACACCGACTACATGACCTCCGAGATCAACGTGATCGGCCGTACCGCCGACGAAGCGCAAACGGAAGTAGAGCGCTTTCTCGACCGCGCCTTTCTCGCCGGTCTGCCGCGCATTCGCATCGTGCACGGAACCGGCATGGGCGTCCTGCGTCGAACCTTGCGCGAATATCTCCGCAATCATCCTCACGTCACCACCGTCACCGAGCCGCCGCAAAATCAGGGCGGACAAGGCGCAACCGAAGTCGAACTGCGCCAGTGATTGATGAATAAGTCTTTTATCGATCCATGCAAAGAACCCACAATCTAGCTATTAAGCCAATTTGTGGGTTCTTTTTTAGACGATAATCTTGCGCGATTAAGCATATATTGCGGGCCTAAATGACACGCATTGTGTGTGCGGGATGCTATGGAAAACAGGGGATTTAAACGATAATGTTGCGCTTTCAGAGAGTAAAGGAATTCACCGCACGAGCAACCGGCCAGCAGACGGGATCAAATCTATATATGACAGGGCTTCAAAATTCTGTTGTATCGTCTGGATGAGCTCAGGAACGGGGTGCGCCAAGGGTGAACTCATCAGGCCCAACAATTGCCGCGTGCGCAATGGGGTTGATTTTGATTGCACACGCGAGGACCAGTCACGGATTACAGATATCGCACGACGCAGTGCAGGGATCCCATGTGCGCGAAGGCTATGTGGGCGATGCAACATGCAAGTCGTGTCACGTCGACCAGAGCTTGTCTTATGTGCATACGGCGCATCACCTCACTTCACAGAATCCGACAGCTGAGGCCATTCTCGGTTCTTTCGCTAAGGGATCAAACACTCTTAAGATAGCTGACCCTGCGCCAGCTATCGGCGACCCAGGTATCTCTTATGAGATGGAGAAGAGAGGCGCGGAGTACTATATTGCGGCCGTTACTGGTTTTGCCGGAGATCTCCAGAGGAGAAGCGAAGAGGTTGGTGTGGTGGTTGGCTCAGGAGTGCGTGGACAGAGCTATCTGTATTGGCGAGGAGATCAGTTGTTCGAGTTGCCGGTAAGCTACTGGTCGGATGGCGGCCGATGGATTAATAGTCCGGGCTATAGGAATGGTCCGCCAAACTTCGATCGGCCTGCGTCTCCGCGATGTCTGGAGTGCCACGTCAGCTATATTAAAGCACTATCGGACGACCCGATGGGCAACCGATACGACAGAGAGAGCCTGGTCCCCGGGATCTCCTGCGAGGTGTGCCATGGGCCGGGATCGCGGCATGCGGCGCTCTTTGCAACGGGTCAAACTAAGAGGCACTTGCAGGAGACGCTGATATTGAACCCGAAGCATTTCGCGCGAGATAGTCAGGTGGACCTATGCGCACTTTGCCATAACGGTGCCGCACAGAAGGAGAACGCGCCTGCATTTTCCTTCACACCCGGGGAACCGCTTGCGCGATATCTGAGCGAGGATACTGCGACCGCAGACATGCATCCTGATGTGCACGCGAACCAGGTGGGCCTTTTGAAGCGTAGCCGGTGTTACTTATCGTCTCCGGAGATGAGTTGCTCTACGTGCCACGATGTGCATGCGGCTGAGCGGCCGGCGGCGTCGTACTCCGAGAGATGCTTGACCTGCCATCGTGTGGAAAGCTGTGGGATGGAAAAGACGATGGGTCCTTCGATCAAAGGCAACTGCATCGACTGCCACATGCCGATAGAGCAGACAAATGCAATCGTCTCTGAGACCGGCAACCAGGTGATTCGGACGAGGATGCGCACCCACTGGATCAAGGTGTATGCGCCGGCTGAACAACAATGACTACGGCTGCTCCTGAGGAGCGGCACTGGTCCGGGCAGGGAAAGATTTCCTTTCCTGGTCGATCTCATTATTCAGCACCGATTTGAGATGTTGGAGGGTTTGAGCCGCCTCGTCGTTGCGGTGCAGCTTGCGCAGAAGAATGAACTGACGGTCGAGTGCAGAACGGTTGTCCGGTTCTAACTCGATCGCTTTGCTGTAGTGAGCCACCGCGTCAGAGATATCGTTTTCCTGTTCAAGCAGGTGACCCATAAGGATCTGGGCTTCGGCGGAGTCTGGCTTCGTGGCAAGAGAGGTGGCGAGATAGCCTTTTGCTTCCTGAAAGGCCGGCTGGCCAGGTTGAACTCCCGAACGGATGATGAGATCGGCAAGCAAATAGTTCGTGACGGAGTCTTTAGGAGTAATGGCGAGCTGCTTGGTGAGGAGCGCCTTCTCTTTATCGGGTTGATTGCGATCGGAGTACAGCATGCTCATGGCAACTACGCTATGCGGCTGATCTGGTTCGAGCTGCGCGGCATCCACGAAGTCTTTTTCAGCCTGGTCGTATTGGGCTAGCTGCGCATAGGCGACACCTCGAATGAGATAAAGAGATGCGGCCTTTGGGATTCGTGCGATTCCTGCGGTTGCTGCTTTAACAGATCTGTTTTCCTGGTTGTGCTCGAGACAGAGTATGGCGAGGTCGAGATAGTTTGTCTGATCCGTTGGTTTCAGCTCGATTGCCTTCTCGAGGACACGAAAGGCATCGTCGGGCTGATTCGTTTGGACGTAAGCTGAGGCCAAGAGATTGAGCAGATCGGAGTCGTTGGAGTTCGAGAGAGGCGTGAGGGTCTTGATCGCTTCGGCTGGCTGGTGAGTGCGCAGTTGTGCCACGGCAAGATTGTAGGTTAGGTCAGCTCTCTCTGGATGCAGCTGGGTTCCGCGCAGAAGGACACGCAGGGCCTCATCGTTTTGACCTTGTTTAAGAAGACAATCAGCGAACTCGTCGAGTGCTTTCGGATCGCGATATACCTGATCGTTACTGAGGGTGAAGTACGTGATCACGGCTGCGCAGTCATGTGCCTGGTAGGAGAGCGCTCCAGCCATAGCGTTGCCTACATCGTTGGCGGGCATGACCGCTAGTAGCTTCTTGACGTATTCCAGTGCACGAGGATTGGCGCGGAGATACGAGATTTGCGCTGCTCCCTTGAGTGCGGGGACGAAGGCGGGATCGATCGCAAGCGCTCGGTCGAAACTCGAGAGGCTTTCTGTGGTGCGGTCGAGACCATCCAATGCAACACCACGCATCGTGAGTAGCATTGGATCGCGAGGGTGCTGTTTTAGTAGCGGTTCAAGGTCGCGAAGAGCCTGGTTGTACTGACGAGATGAGAGTGCGGATGCTGCGGCCTTACGAGCGGCCGTGGAGTCTTGGCCTTGAGCGAAGCAGGCGGCGACGAGAGAGACGCCGATGAGAGAGATAAACCGCTTGCTGGACATTTTCAGAAAAACCCAGGAGATGAGATCCGCTGCGTATCAGTATAGAGACATAACTGATACGTAGCGGAGTCGTGATCAGAATCGAATCCGGCCAAGTACCTGAATAGTACGGGGAAGATTCTGGTCTGTAGATTTGCCGAATTCACCATTGGAGAGGTCGCTTACGGGATTGGTTAGATTAACTCTGTTGAAGAGATTGAGTATCTCGCCCCGCACCTGGAAGCTCCCGGCATCACCAAGGAAAGGTAACCGGAAGAGCCGTTCTGCGGCAAGGTTAGTGTTTGCCAGTCCAGGCCCATTGTAGGTGTTTCTGCCTAGATTACCCTCGGTTCCCATTGCTGGGAGGGGGAAGTCAGAGGTCGCGAAGACACCTTTGAGGAAGTCGGATCGGCTTGTCGACTTGGTGCTACCAAAAGCCGGAGCGTTGGGAACATCGTAGTTATAACCGTCAGCGTTGAAGTCACCTGATGGGTAAGGCGCCGTGGTGTAAACCGTAAAGGGCTGCCCTGATTGAAGGACGATGACAGGAGACAGGGTCCAGCCACCTGTAATCAGGTGCTCAATGCCTTTTCCAATGCCTGGAATATTCCAGACAGCGTCGATTGAGATGCGATGCCGCGAGTCGTAGTCGGCGCGACCGTAGTTGCGGCGTGGATTATTGACGTCGATTACATTCTCTGCTCCGCCAACTCCATTGTCATTGCTGCTGGTGTAGTCCAAGGCTTTGCCGTAGTTATAAATGGCATGGGTAGACCAGCCTCGAGAGAAGCGCTTGGAGATGGCTAATGATCCGACTTCAGCATTCGCTTTACCGATGCTTTGGCCATAGACGACAGCACCGAAGCTGGAGTTGAGTCTAGAAAGTGAACCGTCATGTTGAATTAGATCGCCAGCGTAGCGGTTGGAGTCGGTCTGAAAGTAGAGATGGGTGCTAGATGTGCCGAAGTAATCAGCTTCGATAACGACACTGCTGCCGATGCTACGCTGAATACTAATTGACCAATCCTGCACTTCAGGTGGAACGAGATTGGGTTGAAGGCCACCGACCCCAATGCGAGTTCCGACGAGACCGCCGTGGGGATCGACCTCGTACGAGATACCCGGTGGAGGCGCAAATCCAGTCGGGCCGCTGGTACTGGCGCCGTAAGAGAAATTCGCCAGGGTGGTGCCAGCGTTATAGATGCTGATACTGGGATCTGCAAACTGAGGGGGATTCGTTCGAATTCCGTCTACGTATGACAGATCTCCGATTTTGTTGTTGAAGAGTCCCCATCCGCCGTGGACGGACGTTGTACCGTCGCCAAAGACGTCATAGGCGAATCCGAAACGAGGAGCGAAGCGCCACATGGCATTGTCAACTACCTGACCGTTTGAACCACGGACGAGCATCGAGCCGTTCGCGATCTGATCTTCAGCTGTTCCGCCAGAGCCAGGAGTAAATAGCGCCAGAGGATTCTTTCCGTAGCTCACGGTGCCGAGATGACCGAAGTAGTCCCAGCGGAGGCCAAGGTTCAGCGTGAGTTTCTTGGAGGCCTTCCAGTCGTCCTGGAGGAACGGAGCTGTTTGCAACATGAGAACACGTGAGTAGAGGCTCTGTGCTGTGCCACCAGCCTGAACGTTGACGATTGGACCGCTCTGGTAGTTTGGATGGTCGACGGCGAAGTCGACGATATTTGTGAAGTAAAACGTAGGTCGATCCAAACCGGCAGTGAAGTTGTCGAGATCCTGCTGACGGTCGACGTCTATACCGATACGGATGTTGTGCGATCCTTGCACGTAGGTGAGGACATCGTGCCAGTTCCAGTTGTTGTGCACCCATCCGGAAGGACCCCAAGAAGAAAATCCTCCGCCGAGGCCTCCGGGATAAGCATTCGGGAGATTGGGGAGATCGTTAGGTGCGGCTGGCTGGTCTCCGACGGCGCGCACGTAAGAAGCACTGACCTCGTTGAGCAGCCTGGCAGAAAAAGTATGGATGTAGTCGACTTTGTGATACCAAGTCGCGTTAGGGCTCACATAGGCCAGGTTGGGCCGGGGATTGGCCACGCCGCCTTCGGTAGTATTGCGGAATAGGCTGTAAAAGAGCTTGTCGTTGCCGTCGTGGAAGTTATGATCGAGGCGTATGTGGCCTTGAAACCCGTTGTTGACGGGCGATTGATTGATCGATACGTTTCCCAGAGCAACAAGATCTCCTGGAATATTTGGAGGGAGATAAGGACTAACGAGCGATTGCTCAATCTGGCTGACTGTTTGAAAGCCGCTGGTTGGAATTCCACCGGCTGGCGCGTCTTTGAAGAAGGCCGCGGCGAGACTGTTGGGATAGTTCGTCTCCACATAGTTGACGAACTCGGGCGTTTCCATCGGTTGAGTGAGCGTGACGCCCTGGCTGCTCTTGCTCCAGAAGAGAGAACCGAAGAAGAAGGTCTTGTTCTTGAAGATAGGGCCACCGACTGACCCTCCGAAGTCGTTGCGAAGATAGCGAGGAACCTTGGTCTGAAATTCCGTGCGGGCGGTCAGCGCCGATCCTGTGTAGAACTCCGAAAGATCGCCATGGAAGCGGTTTGTTCCGGGCCTGGTGAAGACTTCGATCAACGCTCCGCTCTGTCTTCCCTTATCGGCTGAGAAGACGTCTGTGCTGATTTTAAGTTGCGCAACGGTATCAGGCTCTGGGGTTAAGT
This window encodes:
- a CDS encoding tetratricopeptide repeat protein; amino-acid sequence: MSSKRFISLIGVSLVAACFAQGQDSTAARKAAASALSSRQYNQALRDLEPLLKQHPRDPMLLTMRGVALDGLDRTTESLSSFDRALAIDPAFVPALKGAAQISYLRANPRALEYVKKLLAVMPANDVGNAMAGALSYQAHDCAAVITYFTLSNDQVYRDPKALDEFADCLLKQGQNDEALRVLLRGTQLHPERADLTYNLAVAQLRTHQPAEAIKTLTPLSNSNDSDLLNLLASAYVQTNQPDDAFRVLEKAIELKPTDQTNYLDLAILCLEHNQENRSVKAATAGIARIPKAASLYLIRGVAYAQLAQYDQAEKDFVDAAQLEPDQPHSVVAMSMLYSDRNQPDKEKALLTKQLAITPKDSVTNYLLADLIIRSGVQPGQPAFQEAKGYLATSLATKPDSAEAQILMGHLLEQENDISDAVAHYSKAIELEPDNRSALDRQFILLRKLHRNDEAAQTLQHLKSVLNNEIDQERKSFPARTSAAPQEQP
- a CDS encoding carboxypeptidase-like regulatory domain-containing protein; translation: MREKKGTQHLWSRSLSVLVLFLAAATLPAIAQYSSGIEGTVTDQSGAVIPSAQVTVTNQDTQVKQTAISNAQGFVQVLHLAPGRYHATVVATGFTTWEQKDIDIEGTDVRSIYPKLLVGSTQATVEVTANSSSVETTSGTISRVLERQTVENAPLVGENLYASVATLAPGVTGLGGSFGGASGSGSQGTNSFNAEPGFQIIGAGQRQEANEYQVDGTSVNGNSRDGITNLTPEPDTVAQLKISTDVFSADKGRQSGALIEVFTRPGTNRFHGDLSEFYTGSALTARTEFQTKVPRYLRNDFGGSVGGPIFKNKTFFFGSLFWSKSSQGVTLTQPMETPEFVNYVETNYPNSLAAAFFKDAPAGGIPTSGFQTVSQIEQSLVSPYLPPNIPGDLVALGNVSINQSPVNNGFQGHIRLDHNFHDGNDKLFYSLFRNTTEGGVANPRPNLAYVSPNATWYHKVDYIHTFSARLLNEVSASYVRAVGDQPAAPNDLPNLPNAYPGGLGGGFSSWGPSGWVHNNWNWHDVLTYVQGSHNIRIGIDVDRQQDLDNFTAGLDRPTFYFTNIVDFAVDHPNYQSGPIVNVQAGGTAQSLYSRVLMLQTAPFLQDDWKASKKLTLNLGLRWDYFGHLGTVSYGKNPLALFTPGSGGTAEDQIANGSMLVRGSNGQVVDNAMWRFAPRFGFAYDVFGDGTTSVHGGWGLFNNKIGDLSYVDGIRTNPPQFADPSISIYNAGTTLANFSYGASTSGPTGFAPPPGISYEVDPHGGLVGTRIGVGGLQPNLVPPEVQDWSISIQRSIGSSVVIEADYFGTSSTHLYFQTDSNRYAGDLIQHDGSLSRLNSSFGAVVYGQSIGKANAEVGSLAISKRFSRGWSTHAIYNYGKALDYTSSNDNGVGGAENVIDVNNPRRNYGRADYDSRHRISIDAVWNIPGIGKGIEHLITGGWTLSPVIVLQSGQPFTVYTTAPYPSGDFNADGYNYDVPNAPAFGSTKSTSRSDFLKGVFATSDFPLPAMGTEGNLGRNTYNGPGLANTNLAAERLFRLPFLGDAGSFQVRGEILNLFNRVNLTNPVSDLSNGEFGKSTDQNLPRTIQVLGRIRF
- a CDS encoding endonuclease MutS2, with the translated sequence MNSPELLPIIASPLREMSAAALEWPRLREYIAGRTFSPLGRAWILALEPCADLAWIDQQQQRTAELRAMLMRGGSFEFRGLFDPTTLLDKARIEGAALESTEIRDVLAVVERVAAWRNLIDPPQNGTRYEWPGIAAFSAPLLDYDLAPLLRLLRGKIEPDGSLNDDASSELNRLRRAMERQHRAIEATLRRSLQSLSEGGSTQEDLITIRGDRFVIPVKSEFKRKVPGVIHGSSSSGQTVFVEPLDTIEQNNELVRLLDEEQSEIHRILVAMTHALGQNSAAIHLGACILAEVESHHARARVAETLNCSRPTFTQELSLTAARHPLLELRMRADALAEGVEPRTPVPLTIILPPEAKQLIISGPNTGGKTVSLKTLGLLSLMAQAGIPVPAEEAKLPLFQSIYADIGDAQSIERNLSSFSAHVVNLDRISREATTDSLVLLDELGSATDPEEGAALAVAIAAHFLTLNAWCCITTHLTSLKVYAANHHGVFNAAVGFDQQTLTPTYELRLGVPGASAGLNIAARLGLAPDIIAAARAQMTTQTADIGAFLDQLHDQLTAAAAERETMQQRERELSREKARVEVEGRVEQKARTKELETTLNSLLEDFAYQLRETVKAIDDKTLAQKIARDSDRRMATLRREFSEQFNSTVVAHTTRADKNDPAAQPHIPKSIKVGDLVKLKSLGRQARVDRIIDAKNFEVSMGPMKMRAAIDDIAEVESVKVVTPLEAARKRGGITVATANSDTDYMTSEINVIGRTADEAQTEVERFLDRAFLAGLPRIRIVHGTGMGVLRRTLREYLRNHPHVTTVTEPPQNQGGQGATEVELRQ